Proteins encoded within one genomic window of Gambusia affinis linkage group LG09, SWU_Gaff_1.0, whole genome shotgun sequence:
- the LOC122836561 gene encoding probable ATP-dependent RNA helicase DDX41 — METENRTLKRSHGGEEKSGSEGSEDDDYVPYVPVKIRKQQMLQKMLRLRGKAVDEDQKDSGEEQRDEEEGLGPRSNVSLLDQHQHLKEKAEARKESAKEKQLKEEEKILESVAEGRALMSVKEMAKGIIYDDPIKTSWKAPRYILNMPNTRHERVRKKFHILVDGEGIPAPIKSFREMKFPPAILKGLKKKGIVHPTPIQIQGIPTVLSGRDMIGIAFTGSGKTLVFTLPIIMFALEQEKRLPFFKREGPYGLIICPSRELARQTHGIIEYYCKLLEEEGAPQLRTALCIGGMSVKEQMEVVKHGVHMMVATPGRLMDLLQKKMVSLDICRYLALDEADRMIDMGFEEDIRTIFSYFKGQRQTLLFSATMPKKIQNFAKSALVKPVTINVGRAGAASLDVIQEVEYVKEEAKMVYLLECLQKTPPPVLMFAEKKADVDAIHEYLLLKGVEAVAIHGGKDQEERTKAIEAFKEGKKDVLVATDVASKGLDFPAIQHVVNYDMPEEIENYVHRIGRTGRSGKTGIATTFINKGCDESVLMDLKALLVEAKQKVPPVLQVLQTGDETMLDIGGERGCTFCGGLGHRITDCPKLEAMQTKQVTNIGRKDYLAHSSMDF, encoded by the exons atggagaCCGAAAATCGGACTCTAAAG AGATCCCATGGAGGTGAAGAAAAGTCGGGCTCAGAAGGATCGGAGGATGACGATTATGTCCCATATGTTCCAGTCAAAATTAGGAAACAACAAATG CTCCAGAAGATGCTACGGCTGCGTGGAAAGGCCGTAGATGAGGATCAGAAGGACAGCGGAGAGGAACAAAGGGATGAAGAGGAGGGCCTTGGTCCACGCTCCAATGTTAGTCTCCTCGACCAACATCAACACCTCAAGGAGAAAGCAGAAG CCCGTAAGGagtctgcaaaagaaaaacagctgaaggaggaagagaagattCTGGAAAGCGTAGCTGAGGGCAGAG CTCTGATGTCTGTAAAGGAAATGGCCAAAGGTATCATATATGATGACCCAATTAAAACAAG CTGGAAGGCACCACGATACATCTTAAATATGCCAAACACAAGACATGAGCGAGTCAGGAAGAAATTCCACATCCTGGTGGACGGAGAAGGCATCCCTGCTCCCATCAAAAGCTTCAGGGAGATGAAGTTTCCGCCAG cgattctaaaaggtttaaaaaagaaGGGGATTGTCCATCCAACCCCAATTCAGATCCAAGGAATCCCCACAGT TCTATCAGGTCGAGACATGATTGGCATCGCCTTCACGGGATCAGGAAAGACTTTGGTCTTCACTCTGCCAATCATCATGTTTGCCCTTGAGCAGGAGAAACGTTTGCCTTTTTTCAAGAGAGAGGGACCATATGGACTCATCATCTGTCCCTCA CGAGAGTTGGCGAGACAGACTCATGGCATCATAGAGTATTACTGCAAGCTGCTGGAAGAGGAAGGAGCTCCTCAGCTGCGCACAGCCCTCTGCATCGGAGGAATGTCTGTCAAGGAGCAGATGGAGGTGGTGAAACA cgGCGTCCACATGATGGTCGCCACCCCTGGAAGATTGATGGACCTGCTACAAAAGAAGATGGTCAGTCTTGACATTTGCCGCTACTTGGctctggatgaagcagacaggATGATTGACATGGGGTTCGAAGAAGACATCCGGACcatattttcctattttaag GGACAAAGGCAGACCCTACTTTTCAGTGCTACTATGCCGAAGAAGATCCAGAACTTTGCCAAGAGTGCTCTGGTCAAACCGGTCACTATTAACGTGGGCAGAGCCGGAGCTGCAAGCTTGGATGTAATCCAG GAAGTGGAATATGTCAAAGAGGAGGCCAAGATGGTGTACCTGCTGGAGTGCCTCCAGAAAACCCCGCCTCCA GTGTTGATGTTTGCTGAGAAAAAGGCCGACGTAGACGCCATCCACGAATATTTGTTGCTTAAGGGAGTGGAGGCGGTGGCCATACATGGAGGAAAAG ATCAGGAAGAAAGAACTAAAGCCATAGAAGCGTTCAAAGAAGGGAAGAAAGACGTTTTAGTTGCCACAGACGTTGCATCTAAAGGTCTCGATTTCCCAGCTATTCAGCATGTAGTGAACTACGACATGCCTGAGGAGATAGAAAACTACG TCCACAGAATAGGAAGAACCGGACGATCAGGCAAGACCGGTATTGCCACAACGTTCATCAATAAGGGCTGTG ACGAGTCTGTGCTGATGGACCTGAAAGCTCTGCTGGTCGAAGCCAAACAGAAGGTTCCCCCAGTGCTCCAGGTGCTCCAGACGGGCGACGAGACCATGCTGGACATCGGAG GGGAGAGGGGCTGCACGTTCTGCGGTGGTCTCGGCCATCGTATCACCGACTGTCCCAAGCTGGAGGCCATGCAGACCAAGCAGGTCACCAACATCGGTCGGAAAGACTACCTGGCTCATAGCTCGATGGACTTTTaa